The following is a genomic window from Geobacillus subterraneus.
GAAAACAAAATGCTCGTTTACGATCTCCAAACGCATTCTCGGCCAATCGATTTCGGCGGCGAATGTGAAAAAGCTGCTGGCACAAGGAAAAACAAATGTCATCAAAGGATTCAAAAAAGGCGGAAAAACGTTTGACGCTGTCCTTGTGTGGGATGAAAACGACAAGAAGCTGTCTTTTCAGTTTCCAAAACGGTGACGGAAGGCAACAGAGGAAATAGGGACGGGACGCCTGACCCAAGGGTGGACCGATGGCGTCCCGCTTTTTTTGCCGGTTACTCCGTTTGCGGCTCTTGAACCCGTTCCATCAACCGCTCCGGCTCGCTTGGCGCGGCAAAACCGAACCGCATGATCCGGCCTCCTTTTTCATAAATGATACACCGAATCGGATCAGATGGAAACGATTTTGCTTTTAAACAATAATAGTATTATGTAAACAAAAATCCCGGCCGTCTCCCTGAAGGCTAGTCAATGGTCGGGCGGCCGGCGGCAAGCGGCGATGCGAGCTGGGCGGTCGGGATAGTCGGTAAAGATCCCGTCCACGCCCATGGCGCATAGGCGCGCCAGATCGTGCGGTGCATTGACGGTATAGACATGCACGATGAGCCCGCGGCTATGAGCGGCATTCACCCACTCTTTACTGGCGAGCGAAAGCGGCAAGCCGATGCCATCGGCATAGACGGCGACCCGCTCTAGCAGCTCGTCCGGGCTGATACGGGCCGTCTCGCGTTCTCCGATGAGCTGAATGAGCGGAATGCCGCGCGGGGTGAGGGGCCTTAGCGCCTGCAAACTCTCAGGATGAAATGATTGAAATATGATGCGGCCGCGCTGTAAATCATGATGTTTTTGCAGTAGCTGTACGACCGCTTTTTCGATGCCGGGCTGCTTTAATTCAATATACAAAGGGGCGTCGATTCGTTCTGCTTCCAACGTGTGTATGATCTCCTCAAGGGTCGGGATCGGTTCGCCGGCAAAGCGCTTGCTAAACCACGAGCCGGCATCAAGCCGCTTCAGCTCGGCGAGCGAAAAATCGCCAACGTGCCACGGTGAACGGTGAGGGTAGACGGTTTCGGCATTCGTCGTCCGGGCGAGCGTTGTATCATGCATGGCGATGAGCTTTCCGTCTTTCGTCATCCGCACGTCAACCTCAATATAATCAGCGTGCATGCGGCCGGCAAGCCGGTAGGAGGCAAGTGTATGTTCCGGTGCATGCCCGGAAGCGCCGCGATGGGCGATGATGATCGGCTCACGGGCGACAGACGGCTGTGGAGCAGCCGAAGAAGCTAAGCCTAGCGGCAGCCA
Proteins encoded in this region:
- a CDS encoding glycerophosphodiester phosphodiesterase family protein, translating into MRRIWLYVGFLLWLPLGLASSAAPQPSVAREPIIIAHRGASGHAPEHTLASYRLAGRMHADYIEVDVRMTKDGKLIAMHDTTLARTTNAETVYPHRSPWHVGDFSLAELKRLDAGSWFSKRFAGEPIPTLEEIIHTLEAERIDAPLYIELKQPGIEKAVVQLLQKHHDLQRGRIIFQSFHPESLQALRPLTPRGIPLIQLIGERETARISPDELLERVAVYADGIGLPLSLASKEWVNAAHSRGLIVHVYTVNAPHDLARLCAMGVDGIFTDYPDRPARIAACRRPPDH